The genomic stretch GTGACACGTAGAAATGTAGTCTCACTACATGGGATAGCAAGGCCCCCCGTTGTATAATCAAATCTGTATTCTTCCTCTGCATGCCTCAACAATTCTTGAAACAAAGGATGCTTCAAACAAGAGATGGGTACCACGAATTGGTGCTTATTATTATGGCTCTCTCCAACATAAACTGCCATGTGACCCTTGGGAACATCTGCCAACTTTGATGAAGTGTTTGCAGTTGATCTTTGGTGGAGAAAAATGCTGTGTTTAGCATGATCAAAGATTGTCTTCAGATGAATCCTCATGTCGTTGAACGTCTCTTCAACGTTTAGCTGGTAAGAATGCTGCAAGAAATTGAAAACTAGCTTTAAGTGTATGTAGTGTGAAGAAATAGGCTTATGGTTTTTGCAAATGAGTTGGCTGACTTATATTCTTATATATAGGGATTGGCTTTAGTAGTAACCAAATAGTGTGGGACCAAACTTCACCCTAACAAAACATCCTCAACTTGATGCTGTAAGATAGAAgaattttcttttgatttaaCAATACATATATGGCCTAGCACATAGTTTTCCTGCTCATAACCGCGTATCTCTACGTAGACTCAGTTGTCTcgtcaattttttttttccttctatttgATAATTTATTGTTTTTGCTACTCTTATCTTTTCAGATTTCTGATTTAATCATGAGTCATATTTGGGgcctttgttgttttgttgtaGTACTGGAATGCAACCATTTTCTCTCATCTGCTTCTCTAATTTCTATAAATAATATGAAGTTTTGATATATCAAAAGGTTTTGAGAAGACTAAGAAGTCAACCAGATGAGATTGTTGACTGCAATCCTAACCTTCCAACAACATTTTTAAGCAGATCACACATTAGTGTCTTGGTCCTGGGACCAAGCATAGCCCACTGCGTAGaaatatcaaattatattttGTTTGATTAACagtataaatgtagtaaagaGGCAGGATTCACTATGAGAAAGCAGTATTACTCAGGAGCATGGTTAATAAATTCCTGGTAGAGAAGGAGTATAGAAGTTGAAAAAGGTGGTACAAATGGTATCTATTGTTTCCGTTCGCCTATTAACTATATGCAAACTATCTATGTATTTAGCTTCAGAATTTTAGATCACTGCTCTATCTTCCTCATTCAGTACTTGTACCAAAATAACGCTTCAGAATACATTGGTGATGAAGCTAGCAGTGACCCTCGGCTTATTTTACAACTCCACTCGCACACAGTTTTCTATTTCAGGCACTGTGGAATATCTCTTTTTTGGCCCTCAATGATTCAATCAAGATTGGTTCATTTCTTGCTGTCACAATGAATAATTTGTTGGTCATCTTGAAATGTCTGTCCTACCAATTTGCGCTTATCCTTTTTAAAAGTTCTTCTCAAGAGCACATGTCCTATAGGTACAGGTACAGGTACAGGTACATGTGATTCTGAGGTCGTTATAAATTATCCAGACACTATTTTTATGCAGGTTGCTATATGCATCCAATATTCAATCATTGATTCTGACATATAAAAAACTATTAATTTGATTACAATTTTAAGCCTATATTAAGTATCTTAAGATTATTTGATGCTGATATTAATACAAGGATATCCTTGGTGTTGGTTTTTCGGCTAGGTTTATTCTACCTGAAATTTGTTCATGTTACTGGGGTCTCTTTCTACATTTACTTCTTTGAATACTAAAACTCTTTATGCAAGCAATTCAAGCTAATGGTGTGCTTGATCTGGTTGTTCTATTAACTTCTATCTTATTTGCTATCTTTGCCCTGTGTAGCATGTGACAAGAAGAACTTTTTCTTAATCTAATAAGTCTTTCATCAATCTATTATCTCTCTCTGATTCAGTTAGCTTTTTCTGGAAAGCAGAGAAGATCTTAAATTCTAATTCAGTTACAGCACTAAATGTGAGCGCATCAGCTCCAATTTTAGTGGGCAATACTTGTGCTTGTGGATAAAACAGATTTCCCGGTGGATTAGTCGAGGTGTACACAAGATGTCTAGGCACCACAATTGTAATAAAAAAGATACATAAACATTTCACAGATAAAGAATTTGGCTATCCGTCATCTAAAGACAACAAATAATGGTAAAGATTTCATTTATATGCTTTGCTTGAAGGCTGTTTACATACGTTTACAACTCTTGCCTAGTAAGATGAAACTAAAATTGAAAATTCTAAGCTACATAAGTTTACGCAAGGAATTGTTAGACCACCCATTGGATGATGAAATCCAAACACTTCTTCTGCTTTCCGTAACAAGTTCTGGAACAAAGGATGATCGAGGTATGTTATTGGCACCATATACCTTTTCTTCTCTCTCTCACCTACATAAACCACAAAATGTCCTTTCGGAACATCTGAAAGACTCCTTGTTAGAAGAGACTGCAGTTTGTAGATTTGCTTGGCACTGGAAATCATTGGTAACAAACGAAATCCCATGACTTATTTTCAACTTTAATAAGTAAAGAGTATTACAAGAAATTGAAAGCAAGCTTTAAGTGATATGTGTTCTATTAAAAGAAGCTTTTGCTTTTCTGCATATGAGTTCTCTGATGTATATATAGTGATTGATTGGAGGAGTTAGTTTGATCTATTTGTAGTATATCCCAACAGTGTGGGACCAAATTCGCTCTAACAAAGCATGACAGTGGACTCAATTGCTTTACATTATTGTAGTAGAAAGCTCTGCTTGCTCCCCAACTTGCAGCTGTACGATAGAAGACCTTTCTCTTTAAATTATTTGACAATACATTTATGGCTTAGCACATAGTTTTCCGACTCAAAACCGCGTACTTCTATGTAGAAAGTTTCTCCTTTGTACTATTTTTTCTATTGATTATTTATTGTTTTTAATACTCTTATCTTTTTGGTCGTCAGACTGATAATACACGTACTCATGAAACATATTTGGGGCCTTTGTTGTTTGGTTGCTGATTCTCTAACTTCTATTGTGCCAAATTGATGGAAGTGGCAGCGGCTCTAggactttctttaaaaaaattattacatAGGGGGCAGCGGAAGGGAAAATGGGGAGGGGATTACAAGGTGAAGAATCGAACTCTCACCAACCAGGTGAAAATTCAGGTAACCAGCCAACTGAGCTACTAAGATTCCCCACAGTGGCTCTAGGCTTATTTTACAGTTCCAATCTTCCCCATTTTTCTATTTAAAAGTTGGGCATTGTGAagtttccccccccccccccagtaTATATAATTCAATCAATATTGGTTCATTTCTTGCTGTCAAAATGGATAAGTAGTTGCTCATCCTGACATATCTGCCATACAAGTTTGGATATGTCCTTTTCTACATGTCTTCTGAAGAGCACTTGTCCTATAAGTACTACTACATGTGATTACGAGGTCATTTTAATTTATCCAGATACTATTTTGGTGCAGGTTGTTATATGCATTCAATCTTCAATCATTGATAACAAGTTGTTAACTGTCTATATTTGACTTCCAAGACATGTTATTCATCCCTTAATCTTGTATTTAGTGATAAAGATTTATTTTGTACTAAATATGTAATAAACAGATTTGCTTCGGCTTATCTTAAGATACAACATCTTATATTTATGCTTTAAATTTGCTGTATGAGATTGAGCTGGTTTAGCAACTGGTATTTCCCTTATTTCTTGATTTACTGACAGATTATAAAGATTCTGTACAGATTATGTAAGATCATTTTGACATTACTTCAAGTTGGCGCGCGTGCCAAATGCTTATGAGAAAGCCCGCAAGATAGAGATTAACTACCTGCTGCTTCTTTAATTACAAAAAAAGACTATTAATTTTATTACCATCTCAAGCCTGGATTGTGTATCTTAAGATTCTTGGACGGTCATATTGAAAAAAGATTTCCTTGGATGCTGGTGTTTCTGACTCTTTTTTGTTCTAACTAAAAATTCTCCATACTGTGGTTATTTTGTAACATTTGCTTCTAGTATTACTAGAATTGTTTACGCCGTTTCAAGCTAATAGTGCTTGTAGCATGTGGCAAGAACAAATTTTCATACTCTAGAAAATATTTCATCAATCTATTATCTCCCTCGGACTCCTAACAGTTGCTTTCCCTGGAAATTAAAGTAGAGAAAAATACTTGATCAGGTTCATCCAAGGGATGGTTTAGTTATAGAGATAATGAAGTAACAACCTGGAGGTCATAAATTCAAATTCAGTTGTAACACTAAATGTGAGCTCCAATCTTTGTGGACAGATTTATTCAACAATCACAGATAAAGAATTTGTCTATCTATTTTCTAAGGACAAATAAAGAATGGTAAAGATTTCATTTATATGCTTTTCTTGAAGGCTTTGTACATAAGTTTAATACTCTTTCCTAGCAAGATGCATAATGAAAAACAAAAACTGAAAATTCTAAGCTAGCTATAATCTGAAGCTCAGAATGCTACTTCTTGGTTCTTCATTTCATAAATTCAATCGAGAAGTCACGTCAACAAAATCATTCTCATTGCAAGGTATTGTTAGACCACTCGTTGGATGATGAAATCCAAACTCTTCTTCTGCTTTGCGTAACAAGTTCTGGAACGAAGGATGGTTCAGGTATGTTATTGGCACCACGTATCGCTTCTTCTCAATCTCTCCGACATAAACTGCAAAATGTCCTTTAGGAACATCTGAATGATTCCTTTTAAGAACAGACTGCAATTTGTAGATTTGATTGGCACCGGAAATCATAGGTAACAAACGAAATCCCATGGCTTCTTGATATGTCAAGTATTGGGTGTTTGATAAAATTGTGGTTGAAGTAGGACTTGTTTAGATTGATAAAGATTTGTGTTTTGATCTAGAATTTGTTGTGAAGTTTTCACAGGAAAAGGTTATATTTATAGAGCTGCTTGCATATAGTTCCATCGCGTGTCAGCTGTAGTTTGCAGTAATTTCTAATTCCCTGTGAATGCATCAGCGTCAAGTGGTCAATTCAAGTGGCTAAAGAACCTTATCCATTCCTTTGAATTTATTGCATAAATAGCAGGTCGTACaacaaaaacttttaaaaacattaCCATGTGATATGATGAGAGGATGTGTATATCAGAAACCACCAACCAGAACATCTGGAAATGGTGTCGAACACCACTTGACCTCTTGGTTACTGTCTGAGCTTTCCCCGTTCAATGTAAGTGTGAACTTAGTTTTGATGGCTTAAACTCTTCATCATATTTGTATTCCGTCCGTCTCATTTATGTGAAGGTATTTTACGGGGCActaaatttaagaaattaaaataCTTTTGACGTGTAAGTCAAATATATAAATAGTTACATGTCTTCTGAAGAGCACTGTCCTATAGGTACAACTACATGTGATTATGAGGTCATTTCAATTTATCCTGGTACTGTTTTTGTTGACTATCCACGTCTGACTTTACAGACATGTTATTCAGGCATTTAATCTTGTATAAAGTGAGAAAGATTTGCTTTGTACTTTAGGAACATCGGATGGATTCCTTGTAAGAACGGACTGCAATTTGTAGATTTGCTTGGCACTGGAAATcattggtaaaaaaaaaaaaaaaaaaagaatcccaCGACTACTTAATATGTAAGTATGGTGCTTGAAGGAGTTTTGATTGATACTTGTTTAGATTTATAATTAAAGGTTGGTGTTTGATCACTTTTTCTGAAATTTGCACAGGAAAAAGTTATATCTATAAAGATCCTTGCATATTACAGCAGCTGTTATTTAGCTATGATCTTatgaggtttttttttttttttggttggggggggggggggtgggtcACCTCACATGGCTTTGATCATAAAGCTCAATAAAAAATACAGTAATTTTTTATTCCCTGTTAATATATCAGGGAGAAGTGGTCAAGTGGCTAAAGGATAGAGCCCATCCCTACTATAAAGTTATTGCATGGCTTGTTCTGATAATATTACTAATGCATCGGAATAGCTGGCCGTACAATGGAGACTTTCGTTACAGTACTATGTGATGAGTGGAACTAAATATCAAAATCACCACGCGGACACCATGTGACCTCCATACCTCACTATAAATAGGCTTCTGTTACTTCTATGACTTTTGTTGATGGTACTGGCTTGGAGTTTTTTAACAATATTAATACTATATGCGCAAGAATTTACAAAGATATAAATTTGCAACCTCATATGTACTTGCCTAGGATTCTGAGGATGGTAAGTTTGTCTCGAGACGTTACAATCAGTAAGATTTAATAgtaaatttttagggtttcattCACTGATATCTTAAATAGTACAAATCGATTAAGTGCTTTGCAGGTATTGTAGGAGTAGGTAACCTCGTCCGAATAAGGAGATTTTAGTAGCGATGGGCCAAAAGAAATCATATATTTATGATTTAGATTTTAGCAACCACTATTTCCCTAATTTCTTGATTTACTGACAGATTATAAAGATTCTTTACAGATTAAGTAAGATCATTTTGACATTACTTCAAGTTGGCGTGCCAAATGCTTATGAGAAAGCCCACGAGATAGAGATTAACTGCCTGCTGCctctttaattaccaaaaaagaCTATTAATTTAATTACCAGCTCAAGCCTGGATTGTGTATCTTAACATTTTTGGATGCTTATATTGATAAAAAGGTATCCTTGGATGCTGGTGTTTCTGACTCTTTTTCGTTCTAACTAAAAATTCTCCAAACTGTGGTTATTTCTAACATTATGCTGTTTCAAGCTAATAGTGCTTGATCTAGTGGTCAATTAATTTCTATGTTATTCAATATCTTTTCCTTGTGTAGCATGTGGCAAGAAGAAATTTTCATACTTTAAACAGTATTTCTACAATCTATTATCTCCTACTGACTTCTAACAGTACGCTTTCCCTGGAAAGCAGAGAAAAATACTTGATCAGGTTCATCCCAAAGGGATGGTTTAGTTATTGAGATATTGAAGTAACAAGCTGGGAATCTGAAATCCAGATTCAGTTATAACACTAAATGTGAGCTCCAATCTTTGTGGGCAGATTTattcaacaatcacaaataaaCAATTTGGCTATCCATCTTCTAAAGACAATAAATAATGGTAAAGCTTTCATTTATATGCTTTTCTTGAAGGCTTTGTACATAAGTTTACAACTTAACTCTTTCCTAGCAAGATGAAAACAAAAACTGGAAATTCTAAGCTAGTTCTAGTCTGAAGCTCAGAATGCTACTTCAATATGGCTCTTCATTTCATAAATTCAGTCGAGAAGTCACATCAACAAAATCATTCTCATTGCAAGGTATTGTTAGACCACTCGTTGGATGATGAAATCCAAATTCTTCTTCTGCTTTGCGTAACAAGTTCTGGAAAGAAGGATGATTCAGGTATGTAATGGGCACAACATATCGTTTCTTCTCTTTCTCACCTACATAAACTGCAAAATGTCCTTTAGGAACATCTGATTGATTCCTTGTAACAATGGATTGCAGTTTGTGCATTTGCTTGACACTGGAAATCATTGGTAACAAACGGAACACCATGACTTCTTGATATGTCAAGTATTGGAGGTTTGATTATTTTTTTACTGAAGTAGGACTTGTTTAGATTGATATAGATTTGTGTTTGATCTGGAATTTGTTGTGAAATTTGCACCAGGAAAAGGTTGTATTTATAGAACTGCTTGCATATAATTCAGCGTGAAGTGGCCAAGTGGCTAAAGAACCTGTCCCATTCCTTTGAAGTTATTGCATATATAGCTACAACAAAAACATTCAAAACATTACCATGTGATGTGATGAGAGGATGTGTATATCAGAAGCCACCAACCAGAACATCTGGAAATGGTGTCGAACACCACTTGACCTCTTGGTTATTTATATTCTGTATCATCTTATGTGAAGGTATTTGACTGAGCATTGACTTTAAGAAATTAAAATACTTTTGACGTGTAAgtcaaatatataaaaataataccAAAATTAGCTTTTAAAATGAGTGGTGGTTGGAGTTTCCAAAAAGATAAATGTGTTATTCCGAAAAGCTTTAAAAATTGTATCACTGGGAGAGAGTTAAAAGGTTTGGAACTTTGGTTACGATTGGTCACATGGCTAAGCTCAGACACATAgctgagaagaaaagaaaaaagttgTACTAAAAGCTATATCCCTAATTCCTGAAAATAATGCAGTCACTGTAACAAGATTTAAAAGGCTTCACTTGTCCTTATGCAAGCAACTACATCTTGAGCTGCTATAATTTCAATCTTGATTATGCCACAAAAAAGGCCAGTCGTAAAACAGAAATATTGCAGCAAATCATGTGATTGGTTCCACACTGGCACTTTAAAGAAAAATGCACTGCACGCGGACACAATGACACGAGCTTCAAATCCATTACTCAAAACTAGGAAAGTTATTTATTCACAATCCCAGTTAGGTTGTTTATAGACATTTTGGTGTAATTGCCTTCGACTTTGATAAGGATTTAACTTTTATATAGttataaagaaaattatttacaTTATCAGGTCACTTAAAGCTAATTAAAAGTTACTCTCTTCGTTTTATTTTATCTGATACACTTTGATTgagcacagagtttaagaaataAAGACTAAAACACGCCATAGATACTATAAATCATCTTATTAAGTTGTACTGTTATCGGAATAATGCTTCAGAATACATTGGTAATGAAGCTAGCAGTGCCCCTCAGCGTATTTCACAATTCCACTCATCCACAGTTTTCTATTTAAATTTGGCTTTGTGAAATAGTATCTGTTTTTAGCCCTCATTATAATTCAATTAAGATTGGTTTATTTTGCTGCTGTCAAAATGAATAATTAGTAGCTTATCCTGACATATCTGCCCTACCAGTTTGGATGTTTCCTTTTCTGCATTTCTTCTGAAGAGCACTTGTCCTATAGGTACAAACTACCTGTGATTATGAGGCCATTTTAATTTATCCGGGTACTATTTTGGTGCAGGTTGTTATATTCATCCAATATCCAATCATTGATACAAGTTTGTCTTTCTGTAGATATTTAGTTAACTGTCCATATTTGACTTTAAAGACATCTTATTCATGCATTTAATCTTGCATAAAGTGTCAAGATTTGCTTTGTACTAAATGTAATACACGGATTTTCTTTGGCTTGTATTAAAATACAGCACCAGATTTTTATGCTGTATGAGATTGAGCTTGTTTAGCTTTTACTGATGTTTCCCTAGTTTCTCTATTTACTGACAGATCACTGTCAATCAAGATCTTTTACagaaattaaataatcatcttaGCTTAACTTCTATTATCCTAAATTCAAATTCCATCTCCAATCTTGGTGGTAGCTTAACGCAACACATTTACTTCTGGCAGTAACTTTTATTCCCTGTGAATGTATCAGGGAGAAGTGGTCAAGTGGCTAAAGGATAGAGCCCATCCCTATAAAGTTATTGTATGGCTTATTCTGATAATATTACTAATGCATCAGGAATAGCTAGCCGTAGAATGGACTTTCACTACAGTACGGACACCATGTgacctccatttctcattcacacCTCTTATCTAATTAGATAAAAACCCAACAAGATCATTTTGACATTACTTCAAGTTGGCGTGCCAAATGCTTATGAGAAAGCCCACCAGAAAGAGATTAACTACCTGCTACTTCTTTAATTacacaaaaatttaaaaagaaaaagaaattcgAAAGACTACTACATATTAATTTACCAAGTCAAGTGTGGTTATTTCTATCATTAGCTTCTAGTATTACTAGAACTTTTTACGCCATTTCAAGCTAATAGTGCTTGATCTGGTGGTCGATTAATTTCTGTATTGTTCACTATCTTTTCCTTGTGTAGCATGTGGCAAGAAGAAATTTTCATACTCTAAAAAGTCTTTCGTCAATCTATTATCTCCCACTGACTTCTGATAGTACACTTTCCCTGGAAATGTGAGCTCCAATCTTTTTGGGCAGATTTATTTTACAATTGTATTGTGGATATGGCAGACTGTCCAGTAGTTTAGTCGAGGTGCAGTACACAAGCTGTTCGAGGCACCACGGTTGTAATACAAAAGAATCCATGAATTTCACAGATAAAGAATTTGGCTATCCATTTTCTAAAGACAATAAATAGTGGTAAAGATTTCATATGCATGCTTTTCTTGAAGGCTTTGTACATAAGTTTACAACTCTTTCTTAGCGAGTGGAAAACAAAAACTGAAAATTCTTAGCTAGTCCTAATCTGAAGCTCAGAATGCTACTTCTTGGCTCTTCATTTCATAATTTCAATCGAGAAGTCACATCAACAAAATCATTCTCATTGCAAGGTATTGTTAGACCACCCATCGGATGATGAAAGCCATATTCCTCTTCCGCTTTGCGTAATAGGTTCTGGAAAGAAGGATGGTTCAGGTATGTTATAGGCACAACGTACCGTTTCTTCTCACTCTCTCCGACATAAACTGCAAAATGTCCTTTTGGAACACCTGTATGATTTCTCGTAAGAAGAGCCTGTAATTTGTAGACTTGCTTGGCACTGGAAATCATTGGTAACAGACGAAATCCCATGGCTTAACTTCTTGATATGTCAAGTATTGATGTTTGATAAAATTGATTGAAGTAGGACTTGTTTAGattgataaagatttatgttTGGTCTGGAATTTGTTGTGAAGTTTTCACAGGAAAAGGTTATATTTATAGAGTTGCTTGCATATAATTTCATCGCGTGTCAGCTGTAGTGTGCAGTATCTTAATTCCCTGAGAATGCATCAGCGTGAAGTGGTCAATTCAAATGGCTAAAGAACCTGGCCCATTCCTTTGAATTTATTGCATAAATAGCAGGTCATACAACAAAAGATCTCAAAACATTACCATGTGATGTGATGAGAGGAAGTGTATATCAAAAACCACTACCCAGAACATAATGTAAGTGCAAATATAGCTTTTGATGGCTTAAACTCTTCATGATATTTATATTCCGTTTGTCTCATTTTATGTGACGGTATTTGACTAGACTTTGAATTTAAGAAATCAATATTTTTGACGTGTAAGTCAAATCTATAAATAGTACAAAAATTAACCTTTAAAATGACTGGTGGTCAGAGTTCCCGAAAAGAGAAATGTGTATTCCAAAAATCTTAGAAAAACGTATCACATAAAGTAGGAGAGAGTTAAAAGGTTAAGAACTTTGGTTACGAGCATAGCTCTGCAGAAAACAAAAAAGCTGTACTAAAGTATATTTCCTTATTCCTGAAAATAATGCATTCACTCTAACAATGTTGAAAAGGCTTCACTTGTCATTATGCAAGTGCCTGCATTTGAGCTGCTATAGTTTGAATCTTGATGATGCCACAAATAAGGGGGTTGTACAATGGAAATATTGCACCAAATCATGTGATTGGTTCCACACTTGCACTTTAAAGAAAAATGCACTGCACGTGGACGCAATGACACAAGCTTCAAATCCATTACTCAAAACTGGGAAAGGTATTTATCCACAAAAGCGTTTAGGTTGTTTATAGACATTTTGGTGTAATTGCCTTCGATTTTGAGAAGGATTTAACTTCTAAATAGTTACAAAGAGAATTCTTACATTATTAGGTCACTTAAAGCTAATTAAAAGTTACTCTCTTTGTCTCATTTTGTTTGATGCAATTTGACTGAGCACAGAGTTCAAGAAAAAACGATAGGCTTTTGAAGATTGTGGTATAAAACATGCTAtagatatttgtgtggctatacaTCATTGTATTAATTTGTACTATCACCGGAATAATGCTTCAGAATACATTGGTAATGAATCTAGCAGTGCCCCTCGGCTTATTTCACAATTCCACTCATCCACAGTTTCCTATTTAAATTTGGCATTGTGAAATAGTATCTGATTTTGGCCCTCAATATAATTCAATTAGGATTGGTTTATTTCGTGCTGTCCCAATGAATAATTAGTTGCTCATCCTGACATATCTGCCCTACCAGTTTGGATATGTCCTTTTCTACATTTCTTCTGAAGAGCACTTGTCCTATAGGTACAAACCACCTGTGATTATGAGGCCATTTTAATTTATCCGAGTACTGTTTAGGTGCAGGTTGTTATATTCATCCATTATCTTATCATTGATACAAGTTTGTCTTTCTGTAGATATTTAGTTAAGTGTCCATATTTGACTTTAAAGACATACTATTCATGCATTTAATCTTGTATAAATAAGGTTTGCTTTGTACTAAAAGTGAATAGACAGATTTTCTTTGGCTTGTCTTAAAATAAAGCATCAGGTTTTTATGCTGT from Nicotiana sylvestris chromosome 12, ASM39365v2, whole genome shotgun sequence encodes the following:
- the LOC104216903 gene encoding auxin-responsive protein SAUR22-like; amino-acid sequence: MGFRLLPMISSAKQVYKLQALLTRNHTGVPKGHFAVYVGESEKKRYVVPITYLNHPSFQNLLRKAEEEYGFHHPMGGLTIPCNENDFVDVTSRLKL
- the LOC104216904 gene encoding auxin-induced protein 15A-like translates to MNKFQHSYQLNVEETFNDMRIHLKTIFDHAKHSIFLHQRSTANTSSKLADVPKGHMAVYVGESHNNKHQFVVPISCLKHPLFQELLRHAEEEYRFDYTTGGLAIPCSETTFLRVTAPLNGTTN
- the LOC104216901 gene encoding auxin-responsive protein SAUR21-like — encoded protein: MGFRLLPMISGANQIYKLQSVLKRNHSDVPKGHFAVYVGEIEKKRYVVPITYLNHPSFQNLLRKAEEEFGFHHPTSGLTIPCNENDFVDVTSRLNL